In Thiovibrio frasassiensis, one DNA window encodes the following:
- a CDS encoding 4Fe-4S dicluster domain-containing protein: MKINDLEKLKNEGADALPSEERRRFLRFGLAVTGVFVGGSVLSLTSARNAESAMGPVPAAGSFPYSPHYTMVMRQNRCIDCERCMEACVKTNSVPSYGYRTTILQQEREIGKGEKERVFMPVLCNHCNRPPCVRVCPTTATYKDKKNGIVMMDYKRCIGCKTCMAACPYNARYFKEENRAVDKCNFCFDTRLSKGESKTACAAACPAGVRIFGDLTDYNSEAYKLIHKPEKVVWVLRPETGAMPNVFYMND; the protein is encoded by the coding sequence ATGAAGATAAATGATCTTGAAAAACTCAAGAATGAGGGGGCAGATGCCCTTCCTTCTGAGGAGCGGCGCCGGTTTCTTCGCTTTGGTTTGGCGGTAACCGGTGTATTTGTGGGCGGTTCCGTGCTTTCCCTGACCTCCGCGCGTAACGCCGAGAGTGCCATGGGCCCGGTGCCCGCTGCCGGAAGTTTCCCCTACAGCCCTCACTACACCATGGTTATGCGCCAGAATCGCTGTATCGATTGTGAGCGGTGCATGGAAGCCTGTGTGAAGACCAACAGCGTTCCCTCGTATGGGTATCGTACCACCATTCTCCAGCAGGAGCGGGAGATCGGCAAGGGTGAGAAAGAGCGGGTGTTCATGCCGGTGCTCTGCAACCATTGCAACCGACCGCCCTGTGTTCGGGTTTGCCCGACTACTGCAACCTATAAGGACAAGAAAAACGGTATTGTCATGATGGATTACAAGCGCTGTATCGGCTGTAAGACCTGTATGGCCGCTTGTCCCTATAATGCCCGTTATTTTAAGGAAGAGAATCGGGCTGTTGACAAGTGTAATTTCTGCTTTGATACCCGGTTGTCAAAAGGTGAGAGCAAAACGGCTTGTGCTGCTGCCTGCCCGGCCGGCGTTCGTATATTCGGTGATCTCACCGATTATAACAGTGAGGCGTATAAGTTGATCCACAAGCCTGAAAAGGTTGTTTGGGTTCTTCGGCCTGAGACCGGCGCCATGCCCAACGTGTTTTACATGAATGATTAA
- a CDS encoding cytochrome c3 family protein, which produces MKRNNKSVMNMVGLVAVVGLLVFSSLSFGEEAYDEEAYGPKAPIVWAKPVKGVAFVHKTHTMDAGLSCEDCHDKIFEMAAGTAEGNADFTMASLYKGKYCGACHDGQMAFASNTRCATCHVGVKGYNRLTGPAPQGKDAGKKH; this is translated from the coding sequence ATGAAACGCAATAATAAGAGCGTAATGAATATGGTGGGCTTGGTGGCGGTTGTTGGCCTCCTTGTTTTTTCCAGCCTGTCTTTTGGTGAGGAAGCCTACGATGAGGAGGCCTATGGGCCGAAGGCTCCCATTGTCTGGGCAAAGCCGGTGAAGGGTGTTGCCTTTGTCCATAAAACCCACACCATGGATGCCGGTCTTTCTTGTGAGGATTGCCATGACAAGATTTTTGAAATGGCTGCCGGGACTGCCGAAGGGAATGCGGATTTTACCATGGCCTCCCTGTATAAAGGGAAATACTGCGGAGCGTGTCATGACGGGCAGATGGCTTTTGCCTCCAACACCCGCTGCGCAACCTGTCATGTCGGGGTAAAAGGGTATAATCGTCTGACCGGCCCCGCACCCCAGGGTAAGGACGCCGGAAAGAAGCATTGA
- the nrfD gene encoding NrfD/PsrC family molybdoenzyme membrane anchor subunit, which produces MLNTFSLAEVAEEKVATPTVTKAIILCAVLAAVGVGAGLYAQVVGHEHAFNNTREMPWGILIANYAYFAIISTGLCLLAVLSHIFGHNRLTPLANRMVYLSIVVIFGGFTIIGLELENPHRMLLYNVLSPNLTSNIWWMGTLYSMAVGFMFVEFYLILTKKYSLAVTLGVLGALAELAANTNLGAVFATLSSRPFWYGSQLPIYFLASAVMTGSAAIILFSNWAYKMRGEEMSQSTREGLQGAGKVMFSTLVLLVVATAWKFIAAFAGGTEEARLAALSLIQGPLSMNFWVFETVVGMLAPIVIMTLSRMKSQQALSAAALMVLVGAYFQRYDIVVAGQIVPIYNGWDELPTYLSYVPSVSEFLIALGGFGIVGLGFLLGERFFGKAFRHTGHH; this is translated from the coding sequence ATGTTGAACACATTCTCACTTGCTGAGGTGGCAGAGGAAAAGGTTGCTACCCCGACCGTGACCAAAGCCATCATTCTGTGCGCGGTCCTGGCGGCTGTTGGTGTCGGCGCCGGCCTGTATGCACAGGTTGTCGGTCATGAACATGCCTTTAACAACACCCGGGAGATGCCTTGGGGTATCCTGATCGCGAACTACGCCTATTTCGCCATCATCTCCACCGGCCTGTGCCTGCTTGCTGTTCTGAGCCACATCTTCGGGCACAATCGTCTGACCCCGCTTGCCAACCGCATGGTATATCTCTCCATCGTGGTCATCTTCGGCGGCTTTACCATTATTGGTCTTGAGCTTGAAAATCCGCACCGCATGCTCCTCTATAATGTGCTTTCCCCGAATCTGACCTCGAATATCTGGTGGATGGGAACCTTGTACAGCATGGCCGTGGGCTTCATGTTTGTTGAGTTTTACCTGATCCTTACCAAGAAATACTCTCTCGCCGTTACCCTTGGCGTTCTCGGCGCCCTGGCTGAGCTTGCGGCAAACACCAACCTGGGTGCGGTGTTCGCGACCCTTTCTTCGCGTCCTTTCTGGTACGGTTCACAGCTGCCCATCTATTTTCTTGCTTCCGCAGTGATGACCGGTTCCGCCGCAATCATCCTTTTCAGTAACTGGGCCTATAAGATGCGCGGTGAGGAGATGAGTCAGTCCACCCGTGAAGGTCTTCAGGGCGCCGGTAAGGTAATGTTCAGTACACTCGTGCTTCTTGTTGTTGCCACTGCCTGGAAGTTCATTGCCGCCTTTGCCGGTGGTACCGAGGAGGCTCGTCTTGCCGCCTTGAGTCTGATCCAGGGTCCGCTCTCCATGAACTTTTGGGTTTTTGAGACCGTGGTCGGTATGCTTGCCCCCATCGTGATCATGACCCTCTCCCGGATGAAGAGCCAGCAGGCGCTCTCTGCCGCTGCCCTTATGGTTTTGGTCGGTGCATACTTCCAGCGTTATGACATCGTCGTAGCCGGCCAGATCGTGCCGATCTACAACGGTTGGGATGAGCTGCCGACCTATCTCTCCTATGTCCCCTCCGTCTCCGAGTTCCTGATTGCTCTGG